A single region of the Penaeus monodon isolate SGIC_2016 chromosome 18, NSTDA_Pmon_1, whole genome shotgun sequence genome encodes:
- the LOC119584895 gene encoding uncharacterized protein LOC119584895, protein MKLFALWTALSLLAPSEGLRPDLPVKVCQDVSSYVSLTNTRLQVRTVRSTVTLLEVIPTYVSVTTTNCVPYAITHTETVSQYQAPQLAYSTFYVSQLMIKEKNRAYTYTRYQPETISITYSATDLEEHVTQVVGTTTATTLSTVSVVKTLTASITTTATDTQVDVYTSITYLPVYVTTTMTNAWPILKTVYQTEYIKEAVDYVTTVMETSTAYHCHDAHSY, encoded by the coding sequence ATGAAACTTTTTGCTCTGTGGACAGCCCTCTCTTTGCTTGCACCAAGTGAAGGACTTCGGCCAGACTTACCTGTGAAGGTGTGTCAAGATGTATCTTCTTACGTGTCTTTGACAAATACTCGACTGCAAGTCAGGACGGTTCGCTCCACTGTCACTCTCCTAGAAGTTATACCAACCTATGTTAGCGTTACCACTACGAATTGTGTGCCTTACGCTATTACTCACACAGAAACGGTATCTCAATATCAGGCGCCACAGCTGGCTTATTCCACATTTTACGTCAGCCAACTAATGATCAAAGAGAAGAATCGGGCATACACTTATACCAGATATCAACCCGAAACCATCAGCATTACATACTCGGCTACCGATCTTGAAGAGCACGTGACACAAGTTGTAGGGACAACTACTGCCACGACTCTATCAACGGTATCTGTTGTGAAGACTCTCACCGCCTCCATTACAACCACTGCAACAGATACTCAAGTCGATGTCTACACTTCCATCACATACTTACCTGTATATGTGACTACGACCATGACTAACGCCTGGCCAATCCTCAAGACAGTATACCAGACTGAATACATTAAAGAAGCCGTTGATTACGTGACAACAGTTATGGAAACATCGACAGCATATCACTGCCATGATGCTCATAGCTATTAG